In the Cylindrospermopsis raciborskii Cr2010 genome, AATGCAGTCGGATGTATGGGGTACTGTAGATGATGGGGTGGTTAGTCACATCACAGGTGATAACTTTGCCCAAGGTGCCATCACCATCAACGGTTGGTTACGGGATTTCCTGTGGGCACAAGCTACAGAAGTAATCAACTCCTACGGTAGTGAACTATCCGCTTACGGACTAATGTTTTTGGGCGCTCACTTCATTTGGGCATTCAGTTTAATGTTCCTGTTCAGTGGTCGCGGCTACTGGCAAGAATTAATTGAGTCCATAGTTTGGGCACATAATAAACTAAAAGTAGCTCCCACAATTCAACCCCGCGCTTTGAGCATCACTCAAGGTCGGGCCGTAGGTGTAGCTCACTACCTCCTGGGAGGAATTGCCACTACCTGGGCATTCTTCCACGCACACATCCTTTCGGTAGGTTAACAACTTCAGGCGATATTTTGGGTTTTGGAAATTACCAAAATCTAAGACCCAAAATGTCTCTGATACTAAGCAATGGCTAAAGGTCAAAGGTCAGAGGAATCATCAACCCTATGGCAACAAAATTTCCCAAATTTAGCCAGGATCTCGCACAGGACCCGACTACCCGTCGGATTTGGTATGCGATCGCCACAGGCAACGATTTTGAGAGCCATGACGGCATGACGGAAGAAAATCTTTACCAAAAGATTTTCGCTACCCATTTCGGTCACCTGGCAATCATCTTTCTGTGGGCATCCAGCCTCCTGTTCCACGTAGCCTGGCAAGGTAACTTTGAACAGTGGATCAAAGATCCCCTTAACGTCCGTCCCATCGCCCATGCGATTTGGGATCCTCATTTCGGCGCACCAGCAGTTGACGCTTTTACCCAAGCTGGCGCAAGCAATCCTGTCAACATTGCTTACTCAGGTGTTTATCACTGGTGGTACACCATTGGGATGCGGACAAACCAAGAACTATATACCGGTTCCCTAGGCTTGTTGCTCTTGGCCGCATTGTTCCTATTTACTGGTTGGTTGCACTTGCAACCCAAGTTCCGTCCTAGTCTCTCTTGGTTCAAGAGTGCTGAACCCCGTTTAAATCACCACCTAGCTGGTTTATTTGGTGTTAGCTCCCTAGCATGGACTGGTCACTTGGTTCACGTTGCCATTCCTGAGTCTCGCGGTATTCACGTGGGCTGGGATAACTTCTTGAGTGTGGCTCCCCACCCCGCAGGTTTGACCCCCTTCTTCACCGGTAACTGGGGTGTATATGCTCAGAACCCCGATACCGCAGGTCAGATCTTTGGCACCTCCACCGGCGCAGGAACAGCAATTTTGACCTTCTTAGGTGGTTTCCATCCTCAAACAGAATCTCTGTGGTTGACTGATATAGCTCATCACCATCTGGCGATCGCAGTTCTGTTTATTATTGCTGGTCACATGTACCGCACCAACTTTGGAATTGGTCACAGCATCAAAGAAATGCTGAATTCCAAATCAGGTTTAGTCCCCGGTAGCAAGAGTGAAGGTCAGTTCAACTTACCTCACCAAGGTTTGTACGACACCATCAACAACTCCTTACACTTCCAACTGTCTTTGGCCTTGGCAGCGTTAGGAACCGTCACTTCCTTGGTGGCGCAACACATGTACTCTCTGCCTTCCTACGCGTTCATCGCTAAGGACTACACCACCCAGGCAGCATTGTATACCCACCACCAGTACATAGCTGGTTTCTTGATGGTTGGTGCTTTTGCCCACGCTGCCATCTTCTGGGTTCGGGACTACGATCCAGAACAAAACAAAGGCAACGTACTAGACCGGATTCTTCAGCACAAAGAAGCGATTATCTCCCACCTCAGCTGGGTGTCCCTGTTCCTCGGTTTCCACACCTTGGGTCTGTACGTTCATAACGATGTAGTGGTTGCTTTCGGTACTCCTGAAAAGCAAATCCTCATCGAGCCAGTGTTTGCCCAATTTATTCAAGCTGCTCAAGGTAAAGCTTTATACGGGCTTAACGTATTGTTGTCTAACCCTGACAGTATTGCCTACACAGCTTACCCCAACGCTGGTAATGTTTGGTTACCTGGTTGGTTAGATGCCATTAACTCTGGTACTAACTCCCTGTTCTTAACCATTGGACCTGGCGACTTCTTGGTTCACCATGCCTTTGCTTTAGCTATTCACACCACCACCTTAGTACTGGTTAAAGGTGCTTTAGATGCTCGTGGTTCCAAGCTAATGCCTGACAAAAAGGATTTTGGTTACGCCTTCCCTTGCGACGGTCCTGGTCGGGGCGGTACTTGCGATATTTCAGCTTGGGACGCTTTCTACCTAGCAATGTTCTGGATGTTAAACACCATTGGTTGGGTAACCTTCTATTGGCACTGGAAACACCTGGGTATTTGGCAGGGTAACGTTGCCCAATTCAACGAAAACTCAACCTATTTAATGGGATGGTTCCGCGATTACCTCTGGGCCAACTCTGCTCAGTTGATCAACGGCTACAATGCCTATGGTATGAATAACCTATCTGTTTGGGCTTGGATGTTCTTATTTGGACACCTAGTCTGGGCAACTGGTTTCATGTTCTTGATCTCCTGGAGAGGATATTGGCAAGAATTAATCGAAACCTTGGTTTGGGCTCACGAGCGCACTCCTTTAGCTAACCTAGTTCGCTGGAAGGATAAACCCGTTGCTCTCTCCATCGTTCAAGCTCGTGTGGTTGGTTTAGCTCACTTCACCGTTGGCTACATCCTTACCTATGCAGCATTCCTAATTGCTTCTACCGCTGGCAAATTTGGTTGATGCTCACGTAGTAGTTAATAGCCCCACCCTCCCCCAGGGTGGGACTAAAGCTTTAATTAGAGCTTTCAAAAGATTTATCTATAGTGGTAATTATGCTTTATCCTGTAATCTGGAAAAATGACTCAGTTATACTAATTGATCAAACTCGTCTACCCAATGAATACGCTGTGATTGAGGTTCATCGTAGTCAGGATATGGCTGAGGCAATTAGAACCATGATTGTTAGAGGCGCACCTGCTATTGGTGTGGCTGCTGCTTATGGTATGTATTTGGGCGCCAGGGAAATAAAAACAAATAATCGCCAGGAGTTTTTACATGAATTAGAAGGTGTGGCCCAGTTATTACGCTCTACTCGCCCCACTGCGGTCAATCTATTTTGGGCTATTGGCAGAATGATGCAAATTGCCTATGAAACCCTAGGAACTATAGAAGAAATTAAACAAAATCTGCTACAAACTGCTGAAAAAATTCGTACTGAAGATCTAGAAACTTGTCAACTTATAGGTGATAACGGGTTGAAAGTTTTACCGAAAACACCAGAAAAATTAATTATTCTGACTCATTGTAATGCAGGTGCTTTAGCAACCGCTGGTTATGGTACAGCATTGGGGGTGGTGCGTTCAGCTTGGAAAGAGGGGAGACTAACTAGGGTTTTTGCCGATGAAACTCGTCCTCGTTTACAAGGTGCAAAGCTCACCGCATGGGAATGTGTACAAGAAGGTATTCCCGTCACTGTCATTGCTGATAATATGGCAGCACACTGTATGAAGCAAGGTTTAATTGATGCCGTAGTTGTTGGTGCAGATAGAATAGCAGCCAATGGAGACACAGCGAATAAAATAGGTACTTATAATCTAGCCATTGTTGCTAAATCCCATAATGTTCCATTTTTTGTAGCTGCACCTGTTTCCACCATTGATTTCAGTCTAGATAGTGGGGATAAAATTCCCATAGAAGAGCGTCACCCATCCGAAATTTACCAGGTTGGTGATAGTATGCTCACACCTTCAGGCGTGGAATTTTATAATCCCGCTTTTGATGTCACCCCAGCTGAATTAATAACAGCTATCATTACTGAAAATGGTGCTTTTGCTCCCAATGAATTGCCCACTCCATGATTACCAGTCATAATAGTCATAACATAATATTCATAACCAGTCTCACATTATAACATGGGCAATATTTGGGAACTCGATTTTTACTCTCGTCCTATTCTGGACGCAAATCAAAAAAAAGTTTGGGAAGTCTTGATCTGTGAAAGTCCTACAGATGTTCTTACTAAAGTGGATTCCCTATTTCGCTACGCGCAATATTGCCCCAGTACCCAAGTCAATTCAGTCTGGTTACGCCAAGCATTACAAGAAGCTATTGAAAAAGCAGGTGTAGCACCCATAAAAATTCGTTTTTTCCGCCGACAGATGAATAATATGATTACTAAAGCTTGTCAAGATATGGGGATACCTGCCTTACCTAGTCGCAAAACTTTAGTTCTCAACCAATGGATACAACAAAGAATGGAGGAAGTTTATCCTCAAGAACCCGGATATGAACAGGTAACTAACTCTTCCGTACGATTGGAAAGACCCTTACCTCAAAGGTTACCGGATGCGCTAGAAGGTAAACAATGGACATTTGTTAGTCTAGGAGCCAGTGATATTACTGATATGCCAGAATGGGAAATTGCTTTTGGCGAGGCTTTTCCCTTAGAATTAGCTGGTTTATCCCCAGAAATCCCCATTCCGGGAATTTTGATTTTTTCTCCCAGAGCTTTACCCATTGCTGGATGGATGTCCGGTTTAGAGTTGGCATATTTACGATTGGATAGTAATCGTAATAATCAAGGGGATAGATTAGTTTTAGAGACAGGTGGTACGGAAAGTTGGATTTTAGCAAATTTGAGAACTCCCCAATTATTAGCAGAGGCTAAGGGGTTTGAAGAGGCTAAACAAAAAGCCGACGGTGTGCATTTTATTGGAGTACAGTCTGATCCTCAGTCCCAGTCTTTTGCTGGTTTTTGGTTATTAAAAGAAATCAATCTTTGAGCGAAACTTGTTGGCAATGTTTGCTGCAATGACACCAAACCTCTGTACAAAACCAGTTTTAATGAATCCCTATCTACTTAGATCGGGGAGAATTTAGATATCTCGCGTAGTGAATACTTCGCAATCGCATTTATATCCAGGGTGTTGGGTCTTGTTCATCTACCCAACCTAAAAGATCAGATTCCAAACTAGATGTTTGGAGAAATCCGATGGGAAATTGAGAACCAATATCCGTGGGAAATTGAGAGGGAAATTGAGAACCAATATCTGTGGGGAATTGGTTCCCAAGATCAAAGGGAAATAAATTTATAGGAAAGGGGAAAGGTGAGGGTGGAAGAGGTTGATTGGGTTGTGGAGGTTTAGTGCTATTTTCCGCTGTGCTAACAATAATTTCTCGCACTTGACTTTCTGTTAAATTGGGGTTGGCACTTAACATTAATGCGATCGCTCCAGCAACATGGGGAGTAGCCATAGAAGTACCAGTATAATTGGCATATTTATTGTTAGGAACTGTGGAGTAAATATCCTCACCGGGAGCGGTGACATATTTAATTTCTTGAGAACCAGAACGGTTGGAAAAATTAGTGGTTTTATTATTTATATCTACTGCGCCCACTGCAAGTCCTGAATTATACGCATAACGAGCAGGATAAGATGGTATAGAATTGCCCTCATTCCCAGCAGCCATAACTACGATTACATTCTTACTAGCAGCATATTCAAGGGCTGATTTTAAACCATCACTACCAGAACCTCCTCCTAAACTCATATTAATAATGCGAGCACCATTATCAGTAGCATAACGGATACCTTGGATGATACTGGTATAAGATCCCGAACCTTTTTCATCTAAAACCTTCACGGGCATAATTCGAGAATTATAGGCAATACCAGTTACACCAATAGCATTATTTTCACCTGCAATAGTCCCAGAAACATGAGTTCCATGACCATTATCGTCGAGAACATTATTGTTATTACTTTGAAAATTCCACCCTCTAATATCATCAATATAACCATTGCCATCATCATCTATACCATTTCCTGCAATTTCCTTGGGATTGAACCAAATATTATCATTTAAATCTTGGTGGTTATAGTCTACTCCAGTGTCTAAAACAGCAACAATAATTCCCTGACCTGTATAACCATTTTGCCAAGCTGTAGGAGCATTAATCATATCCGCACCCCAATTGTTTCCTCCTATTTGAGGTGCTTTAGGATAGGGACTTTGACCTACTGCCATACTTACTGCATTCCCCGCATTTATTAATCCATATCCATTATTAGTATTATAGTTGTTTGTGGTAACACTTTGTTGACTTTCTTCCTCTAATACTAGATAGCTATGGCCTGCTGAAATTACAGAGTTTTCTAAAGGAGTTTGTAATTGTGGAATTACCAACTTTTCATCTTGTATATTAAGTTGACTGTCACTAAAACTGGTTGCCGTAACATCTAATCTCATGGATTTTTTATCCTCAATAATTGGACCTTGCTAAATAAAATCAAAAGCCAGATAAATCAAAGTTTTGAAATTTATAAAAAGCAACTAAGTGCCAATTTTTAAAAAGTGGGTGTGATAAAAATTCCATGCTTTAACTAAGGTAAAACAACAAGATTTGAAGACAAAATATTGTCCTCTTATTGAAAAATTTAAATTATTAATCTTGGTTAAAGACTACCAAAGTTTTATGAAGACAAAAAGCCAGATAGGCTACTAATCAAGAAATTGTTAAGTTAATATGACACTGGCAATATTGTATTGATTATTGCTTTATGATATATTTTTATTATTCTTAATATGTATATGATTACATGAGCCAAGTAATTTGGATCGCTAGACATGCTAACAGACTTGACTTTGTCAACCCTGACTGGTTTCTGACAGCAGAAAGGCGTTATGATCCCCCTTTATCAGATGATGGTATAATTCAGGCACAGCAACTAGCAAAACGGTTAAAAGGCGAAAGAATAAAGCATATTTTTGCCTCTCCTTTTTTGCGGACCGTACAGACAGCCAATGCAGTAGCGGAAATCTTGGATTTAGATATCAAATTAGAGACAGGACTCAGCGAGTGGTTAAATCCAGAGTGGATGACAGAAGAACCAGAAAAACTGTCAACCTTGGAACTGGTCAAATTATTTCCTAGAATAGATAGGAGCTATACACCTCGGATTGCTGCAAAATACCCTGAAACCCATGAACAGGTGAGATATCGTTCAGGACAGACTGCCAGATGTTTAGCAGCGGAATTTTGGCCTCACGATATCTTATTAGTCGCACATGGAGCTTCTGTGTTAGGTGCTGCTATGGGATTTGTAGGAGATCTAGCCAAAACTGAAGTAAAGGCCAAATTATGCTCCCTGGTTAAATTAGTGCATCAGGAATCACAATGGTTTTTGGAACTCAAGGGAGATACTTCCCATTTGGAAGAAATACCAGGACTGCAACCAGAATACTCCAGCTTATGGCAACTACCACCGACAAAACCAGTTGCTTGAAAACCTACTTTGGCTTTCACACAGGGAATTCATTCCCTCCCCAACGGACAGTCTCCAGGTAGGGGTTAATTTAAACAATTATGGTTAATCCGCATCTATCATTATCTATTAGGGAAGCGATCGCTCCTCTGTTTAGTCTAAACTAGAATAACAGGTTGATGTGTGAAGGGAAACTTTCATGCACGGTTTTGAAGACCAACGAAGTTGGTGACAACCTCGTTAAGTTTAATGGCCCAACCTACAGTGGCCTGCGGTAAGACCAAGAGGATTGACTTTGTATATCCCTGTCATTTATGCTTGACAAGCCTAAAAGATTTACAAACTTTGTTAATTATTTTCTATAAACCCCTTGCATATTTATTTAACTAGTGTTATATTTAAAAATAAGGTGATCGGGCCGTTCCGCTAAGAATTCCAGATCACCTTACACCTCGTTCAGAGGTAATCAAATTATGGCACGGACTGCAAATTTTATCAGCAATGTTAATGACGCTATAATAGCTGAAACAGCAGAACAGGAAAAGCAACGAGCAGAACAGGAAAAACTACGAGCGGACAAATTGGCAGCCCTGGGTGTCAATTTGGATGAATGAAACCACAGTAAAATCACCCACCACAAGACCAGTCTGTTGAAAACCCACTTTGGACAGGGAATTCATTCCCTGTCTCCCCCACAGACAGTCTCCAGGCGTTGGTTAATTCAAACAATCCCGGTTAATTCCGTGTGCTTCCCAATCGCCCTTTTCATTGATCGATCGCATGGAGTAAATCGTTTGTTGGGTTTCGTCCTTCAACCCAACCTTGTATATTGAGAGAAGTGGTAGAATGGGGGTGGAGTGGATCCATTTTGGAATCAAATCTCACCTAGAGCAAACCTTAGCTGTTTAACAGCGATAACTACCAAACCAGATGATGAACATTCTCAGCGACCTACTTACCTTACCAGTGCAGTCTAAACCTTTCATATCACAGCAACGTCGGGGAATAGAAATCAAATCTCCTCGTGAGGTTGATATCATGCGACAATCAGCTAGGATTGTTGCTACTGTTCTCAAGGAAATTTCTGAATTGGTTGAACCGGGGATGACTACTGCGGATCTGGATGCACACGCAGAAAAACGTATTCGAGAAATGGGCGCAACTCCCAGTTTTAAGGGATATCATGGATTTCCAGCTTCTATATGTTCTAGTATCAACCACGAGGTGGTACATGGTATTCCCAGTCAGAAAAAAGTGATTCGCTCAGGAGATGTGCTAAAGGTTGATACGGGAGCATACTATCAAGGTTTCCATGGTGACTCTTGTATCACCATTGCTGTGGGCACTGTAAGTCCGGATGCAGCAAAATTAATTGAAGTGGCTGAAAAAGCTTTATATGCAGGTATAGAACAAGTGAAAGCTGATGCCCATTTAGCTGATATTGCTGGTGGGATTGAAGACTATGTTAAAACAACTGGATTTAATGTGGTAGAGCAGTTCACAGGTCATGGGGTGGGTAGAAACCTTCATGAAGAACCTGCAGTTTTTAATTATAGAACTCGTGAAATTCCTAATGTTAAATTACGTGCTGGTATGACTTTGGCTATTGAACCTATAATTAATGCTGGATCAAAAACTACTAAAATATTAAGTGATAGATGGACTGCTGTTACTGTTGATAATGCTCTATCTGCCCAATTTGAACATACTGTGTTGGTTACGGAAACGGGTTATGAAATTTTAACTGATAGATCATCACTTTAAACCAAACCCCCCACATAACTGATGACTGATTTAGCATTTACCCCCGCTTTGGAATTGGCTAGGTTAATTCGTAAGCGGGAGATATCTCCCCTAGAACTCACAGAGTTATATTTAGATAGAATTTCTCGTTTCAACCCTCAATTGGGTAGTTACTTCACGGTTATGGCGGAATCAGCCATAGCTGATAGTCGTTATAAAACAGAAATACTAGCTAATACCAGGGAAACTGCATTACCACCCTTTTTTGGCGTTCCCATTTCAATCAAAGATTTGAATGCGGTGGCGGGTGTTACCTGTACCTATGGCAATCCAACCTTGGTTAATAACATCCCCAATTATGATGATGGTGTGGTTACCAAAATCAAACAAGCGGGTTTTGTCATTCTGGGAAAAACAGCTACCTCGGAACTAGGGTCTTATCCCTATACTGAACCTCCAGGTTTTCCCCCAGCTAGAAATCCCTGGAATCTAGAATATACTCCTGGTGGTTCTAGTGGTGGTGCTGCATCCGCTGTTGCAGCTGGATTATGTGCGATCGCCCAAGGTTCTGATGGGGGTGGTTCTATTAGGGTACCTGCGGCTTGTTGCGGCCTGGTAGGGATTAAACCTGCTAGGGGAAGGGTAACTAATGCTCCTGGTACTAGTATCATAGCTACTAGTGGTCCCCTGGCCAGAACGGTAGCTGATGCAGCTGCTATGCTAGATGCAATTTCTGGATATTTCCCGGGGGATCCCTTTTGGTTAAATGATCCAGAACCTTGTTTCTTGGAGTCGAGAACAAAGGTGGGACTGAACATAGCCTTTAGTACAAGTATTCCCTCCGTAGGGGAAGCAGATGGGAACGGTCAACAGGGGGTATTAAAAGCGGTCAGATTATTGGAGGAGTTGGGACATAATGTAGTAGAGAAGTGTCCGGATATAAGTGGGTTAGTCCAACCATTTCAAGTTGTATGGCAAGCTGGAGTAGCTGCTGCTAGAATACCCCCACAGATCTTACAACCTCTCAATCAGTTTTTATTAGAGAGAACAGGTTCAGCAGGTGAGTATCTACGAGCGGTAACACAGATGCAAATCCTATCTCGGCAAATTGTGTCTTTCTTTGATCCCATAGATATATTAGTATTACCTGTGTACCTCCACTCACCCATAAAAATTGGTGAGTGGAGTCAGTTGAACCCTGATGACACCCTAGAAAGAATCATTAAATGGATTGCACCCTGTCCCATAGCAAACGCGACGGGGCTGCCTGCTATATCCATACCTATGGGATTTGATGCTAATGGTTTACCCTTGAGTGTGCAATTAATTGGCAAGCCCGCTGCTGAATCTACCTTGATTAGCATCGCATCACAATTAGAAATGGTTAATCCTTGGGTGCAATACTGCGAGTTGCCAAAGAGTAGCAAAAATTATTAAATGGGACAATTGAAATAGTAATCAATACTAAACTGAGGAACCGATTCCTCTACATAATATCTCATTATGGTCACCTGTAATAAAAGATTTTTCAGTGGTGTGTTAATTGACATTTTAATGTAAAATTACTTCCTCAAAAGAGAAGAGGTTTTTTAAATGACTCGTGTGATTATTGTGCGTCATGGACAAAGTACCTATAACACTGAAGGACGCATTCAGGGACGCACTAACACGTCCAGCTTAACCAAAAAAGGTTCCGAGGATGCTCTTAGGACTGGTCAAGTGCTTAGTAATATACCATTTGCGGCTATATATAGCAGTCCCCTCACCCGAGCTAAACAGACTGCGGAAATTATCCACAATCAGTTGACAGGTCATCCGGTTCCATCGGTGGAGACTACTGACTATTTACTGGAGGTGGACTTACCCTTGTGGGAGGGAATGTTATCTGGAGAGGTGAAGGAAAAGTTCTCCCTCGATTATAGTATCTGGAAAGAACGTCCCCAGGAATTGCTAATGACAATTAGTGACGCAAATGGTACAAGAGATCACTCACCTATATTATCTTTATATGAACAAGCACGACAATTTTGGCAGCATATCTTATCCCATCCCCGGGCAAGGACTATTCTTGTAGTTGCACATAATGGCATTAATCGTGCTCTAATTAGTACAGCATTGGGTATTCCCCCTAGTCGCTATCATTCTATACAACAGTCTAATTGTGGAATCAGTGTGCTTAATTTTAGCGGGGGACTGGGTGAACCGGTACAGTTGGAGTCCATGAATCAAACCCAACATCTGGGAGATATTTTGCCTAGTTTGCGCCCAAATCATCAAGGGTTTCGTTTACTATTGGTTCGTCATGGAGAAACTGAATGGAATCGTCAAGGGAAGTTCCAAGGACAAATTGATGTACCTTTGAATGACCATGGTAGGGTTCAAGCAACAAAAGCTAGAGAGTTTCTCAAAACCATATCTCTTGATTTTGCCTTTAGTAGCACTATGGCCCGCCCCCGAGAAACAGCAGAAATTATCCTTCAAGACCATCCCCACGTCAGTTTACAATTATTGGATGGTTTAAGGGAAATTAGCCATGGAAAATGGGAGGGTAAGTTTGAATCGGAAATAGATCAGGATTTCCCCGGTGAGTTGCACCGCTGGCGCACTATTCCCGCTCAGGTGCAAATGCCAGAAGGTGAAAATTTACAAGAGGTATATCAACGTAGTGTTGGGTCGTGGCAAGAAATATTACAAACTGCTCAAAGTCAAAACCTTGGTATGGGTCTAGTTGTGGCTCACGATGCAACAAATAAAACTTTACTTTGTCACATACTCGGTCTGTCCTTGGAAAATTTCTGGAATTTCCGTCAGGGGAATGGAGCAGTTAGTGTGATTGATTATCCTCAAGGTGCTGACAGTTCACCCGTTCTACAAGCTATGAATATTACCGGACATTTAAGTGGTGGAGTGTTAGATAAAACTGCAGCGGGCGCTCTCTAATCATCATTGGGGAATTGAAGCGGATATGATTGAATTGCTAAAAGAAGTGCGGGTGATTGATGCAGTTATGCAAACTGACCAAGTAGCCGATGTGTTGATTTTTGATGGTGAAATTAAGGCGATCGCCCGCCAAATTCCCAATCCCAGCCCTGAAACTGTTGTGAGAGATTGTCAAGGTCTATT is a window encoding:
- the psaB gene encoding photosystem I core protein PsaB — encoded protein: MATKFPKFSQDLAQDPTTRRIWYAIATGNDFESHDGMTEENLYQKIFATHFGHLAIIFLWASSLLFHVAWQGNFEQWIKDPLNVRPIAHAIWDPHFGAPAVDAFTQAGASNPVNIAYSGVYHWWYTIGMRTNQELYTGSLGLLLLAALFLFTGWLHLQPKFRPSLSWFKSAEPRLNHHLAGLFGVSSLAWTGHLVHVAIPESRGIHVGWDNFLSVAPHPAGLTPFFTGNWGVYAQNPDTAGQIFGTSTGAGTAILTFLGGFHPQTESLWLTDIAHHHLAIAVLFIIAGHMYRTNFGIGHSIKEMLNSKSGLVPGSKSEGQFNLPHQGLYDTINNSLHFQLSLALAALGTVTSLVAQHMYSLPSYAFIAKDYTTQAALYTHHQYIAGFLMVGAFAHAAIFWVRDYDPEQNKGNVLDRILQHKEAIISHLSWVSLFLGFHTLGLYVHNDVVVAFGTPEKQILIEPVFAQFIQAAQGKALYGLNVLLSNPDSIAYTAYPNAGNVWLPGWLDAINSGTNSLFLTIGPGDFLVHHAFALAIHTTTLVLVKGALDARGSKLMPDKKDFGYAFPCDGPGRGGTCDISAWDAFYLAMFWMLNTIGWVTFYWHWKHLGIWQGNVAQFNENSTYLMGWFRDYLWANSAQLINGYNAYGMNNLSVWAWMFLFGHLVWATGFMFLISWRGYWQELIETLVWAHERTPLANLVRWKDKPVALSIVQARVVGLAHFTVGYILTYAAFLIASTAGKFG
- the mtnA gene encoding S-methyl-5-thioribose-1-phosphate isomerase; amino-acid sequence: MLYPVIWKNDSVILIDQTRLPNEYAVIEVHRSQDMAEAIRTMIVRGAPAIGVAAAYGMYLGAREIKTNNRQEFLHELEGVAQLLRSTRPTAVNLFWAIGRMMQIAYETLGTIEEIKQNLLQTAEKIRTEDLETCQLIGDNGLKVLPKTPEKLIILTHCNAGALATAGYGTALGVVRSAWKEGRLTRVFADETRPRLQGAKLTAWECVQEGIPVTVIADNMAAHCMKQGLIDAVVVGADRIAANGDTANKIGTYNLAIVAKSHNVPFFVAAPVSTIDFSLDSGDKIPIEERHPSEIYQVGDSMLTPSGVEFYNPAFDVTPAELITAIITENGAFAPNELPTP
- a CDS encoding Tab2/Atab2 family RNA-binding protein; translation: MGNIWELDFYSRPILDANQKKVWEVLICESPTDVLTKVDSLFRYAQYCPSTQVNSVWLRQALQEAIEKAGVAPIKIRFFRRQMNNMITKACQDMGIPALPSRKTLVLNQWIQQRMEEVYPQEPGYEQVTNSSVRLERPLPQRLPDALEGKQWTFVSLGASDITDMPEWEIAFGEAFPLELAGLSPEIPIPGILIFSPRALPIAGWMSGLELAYLRLDSNRNNQGDRLVLETGGTESWILANLRTPQLLAEAKGFEEAKQKADGVHFIGVQSDPQSQSFAGFWLLKEINL
- a CDS encoding S8 family peptidase, which encodes MRLDVTATSFSDSQLNIQDEKLVIPQLQTPLENSVISAGHSYLVLEEESQQSVTTNNYNTNNGYGLINAGNAVSMAVGQSPYPKAPQIGGNNWGADMINAPTAWQNGYTGQGIIVAVLDTGVDYNHQDLNDNIWFNPKEIAGNGIDDDGNGYIDDIRGWNFQSNNNNVLDDNGHGTHVSGTIAGENNAIGVTGIAYNSRIMPVKVLDEKGSGSYTSIIQGIRYATDNGARIINMSLGGGSGSDGLKSALEYAASKNVIVVMAAGNEGNSIPSYPARYAYNSGLAVGAVDINNKTTNFSNRSGSQEIKYVTAPGEDIYSTVPNNKYANYTGTSMATPHVAGAIALMLSANPNLTESQVREIIVSTAENSTKPPQPNQPLPPSPFPFPINLFPFDLGNQFPTDIGSQFPSQFPTDIGSQFPIGFLQTSSLESDLLGWVDEQDPTPWI
- a CDS encoding histidine phosphatase family protein, which codes for MSQVIWIARHANRLDFVNPDWFLTAERRYDPPLSDDGIIQAQQLAKRLKGERIKHIFASPFLRTVQTANAVAEILDLDIKLETGLSEWLNPEWMTEEPEKLSTLELVKLFPRIDRSYTPRIAAKYPETHEQVRYRSGQTARCLAAEFWPHDILLVAHGASVLGAAMGFVGDLAKTEVKAKLCSLVKLVHQESQWFLELKGDTSHLEEIPGLQPEYSSLWQLPPTKPVA
- the map gene encoding type I methionyl aminopeptidase, yielding MNILSDLLTLPVQSKPFISQQRRGIEIKSPREVDIMRQSARIVATVLKEISELVEPGMTTADLDAHAEKRIREMGATPSFKGYHGFPASICSSINHEVVHGIPSQKKVIRSGDVLKVDTGAYYQGFHGDSCITIAVGTVSPDAAKLIEVAEKALYAGIEQVKADAHLADIAGGIEDYVKTTGFNVVEQFTGHGVGRNLHEEPAVFNYRTREIPNVKLRAGMTLAIEPIINAGSKTTKILSDRWTAVTVDNALSAQFEHTVLVTETGYEILTDRSSL
- a CDS encoding amidase; this translates as MTDLAFTPALELARLIRKREISPLELTELYLDRISRFNPQLGSYFTVMAESAIADSRYKTEILANTRETALPPFFGVPISIKDLNAVAGVTCTYGNPTLVNNIPNYDDGVVTKIKQAGFVILGKTATSELGSYPYTEPPGFPPARNPWNLEYTPGGSSGGAASAVAAGLCAIAQGSDGGGSIRVPAACCGLVGIKPARGRVTNAPGTSIIATSGPLARTVADAAAMLDAISGYFPGDPFWLNDPEPCFLESRTKVGLNIAFSTSIPSVGEADGNGQQGVLKAVRLLEELGHNVVEKCPDISGLVQPFQVVWQAGVAAARIPPQILQPLNQFLLERTGSAGEYLRAVTQMQILSRQIVSFFDPIDILVLPVYLHSPIKIGEWSQLNPDDTLERIIKWIAPCPIANATGLPAISIPMGFDANGLPLSVQLIGKPAAESTLISIASQLEMVNPWVQYCELPKSSKNY
- a CDS encoding histidine phosphatase family protein — protein: MTRVIIVRHGQSTYNTEGRIQGRTNTSSLTKKGSEDALRTGQVLSNIPFAAIYSSPLTRAKQTAEIIHNQLTGHPVPSVETTDYLLEVDLPLWEGMLSGEVKEKFSLDYSIWKERPQELLMTISDANGTRDHSPILSLYEQARQFWQHILSHPRARTILVVAHNGINRALISTALGIPPSRYHSIQQSNCGISVLNFSGGLGEPVQLESMNQTQHLGDILPSLRPNHQGFRLLLVRHGETEWNRQGKFQGQIDVPLNDHGRVQATKAREFLKTISLDFAFSSTMARPRETAEIILQDHPHVSLQLLDGLREISHGKWEGKFESEIDQDFPGELHRWRTIPAQVQMPEGENLQEVYQRSVGSWQEILQTAQSQNLGMGLVVAHDATNKTLLCHILGLSLENFWNFRQGNGAVSVIDYPQGADSSPVLQAMNITGHLSGGVLDKTAAGAL